In Actinomadura luteofluorescens, the sequence GCGATGGAGGGCAGCACGCCGACGATCACGAAGTCGTCGGTCTGGAGGGCGAACGCGGTGAGCGCGAGCGCGGCGAGCCGGAGCCCGCCGCGGGGGCGGCGAAGGAGGGGCATGCCATTAAGGTAACACTCGTTACCCTATAGGCTGGACGCCCCGGACCGAGGGAAGGGACCCGCCAGTGCCGAGGCCGCGCGACCCCCGCCGCCGCACCGAGATACTCGACGCCGTGCTCGACCACCTCGCCGAACACGGGATGTCCGGCCTGTCGATGCGCCCCATCGCCCAGGCGCTCGGGCAGAGCACGCGCGTCCTGACCCATCACTTCGCCGACAAGGACGCCCTCCTCGCCGCCCTGCTGAAGCGCCTGGACGAGGTCCAGCAGGAGCAGCTCCACGCGACCGAAGGCTGGGACGACACGGCGCGCGGCATCGGCGCCGTCGTCCGCGACTCCTGGGACCGCCACCTCGCCCCCGAGAACATCGCGCGGACCCGGCTCGTCCTCGAGATCGAAGGGCTGGCGGCGGCCGGCCGTCTCGGCGACCGGGTTCCGGCCTTCCTGACCGAGCGGGCCGAGTTCGTCGCCGGAGCTCTGACCGCCCGTGGTCTCGCCCCGGGCCAGGCCCTCGTCAAGGCCACCTTCCTCAACGGCGCCTACTCGGGTCTGCAGACCGACTTCCTCACCACCGGCGACCGCGAACGCGTCGAGGTCGCGCTCGGGGAGCTGTGCGCGCTCGCCGACTCCTGGACGGACAACGGCGCCTGACACGTCCTGGCGCCCGGAAGGCGCCGGATCCGGGTCTGTCGTGGGGGCGCTACTCCTGCGCCCGGAAGGGGTGCCAGCGCAAACGTCGCCAGTGTTCGACGGTGCCGACTGGCGATGCCAGACAGACTTGGGTCCGGCAGGGATTGGACCTGTCCCCGCGTGGGACCTGGTCATACCGTCCGCCCATGCGTAACACACGACGTTTCGCCCTCGCGGCCGCGGCCGCGTTCCCCCTCATGGCCGCGCTGCCGGCGGCGTCCGCCGCGGGCTCCGGCGCGACCGCCGCCGGGACCGTCTTCTATCCCAACCCCGTCCAGCAGCTCGGGGACCAGTCCCTCACCGACGCGAAGGGCGCCGACTACGCCGCCCTCGCACCCGCCTACAGGCAGGTCACCCTCACCGACCTCGACGGGTCCGGCTCGCTCACCGGGCGGTACGTGCGGGTCAAGAGCGAGACCGGCAAGGCCGCCCGGATCGACGGCGGCGCGCTGCCCGCCTACCACCGCGACTCCGACCAGTTCGAGCAGGTGATGGGCTACTACTGGGTGACGACCGCGCAGCGGTACCTCCAGCACCTCGGGTTCGGGTCAGGTCTGCGCCCCGTGAACCAGCGGCAGATCGAGCTGCGGATCAACCAGTACGGCGGCGACAACTCCTTCTTCCGCCCCGACAAGGCGAACATCACGCTCGGCAAGGGCGGGGTGGACGACGCCGAGGACGCCGAGGTGGTCATCCACGAGTACGGCCACTCCGTGCAGGACGGCCAGGTCACGGGGTTCGGCACGAACCTGGAGTCGGGCGCGATCGGGGAGGCGTTCGGCGACTACCTGGCGGTGGCCGTGACCAGCTGGGCGACCGGCACACCGACCAGGACTCCGGAACCGTGCGTCGCCGACTGGGACTCGGTGTCCTACACGTCCGGACCCACGCACTGCCTGCGGAGGCTGGACGGGACGAAGCACTACCCCGAGGACGTCCGCGGTGAGGTCCACGCCGACGGCGAGATCTGGTCGCGGGCCCTGTGGGACATCCGGCAGGCGCTCGGCGACTCCAAGGCGAGCACGCTGATCGTGGAGGCGCAGTTCGCGTTCGCGCCGGACACCTCGTTCAAGGCGGCCGCCGAGGCGACCGTCGCCGCGGCGCAGCGCCTCTACGGCGCGACGGCCGCGCGGGCCGCGCAGGAGGCGTTCGCGGCGCGGGGCATTTTGTGACCGCCTGATCGTCGAAGGCGTGGTGCGGCCGTAAGGAGCGTCGTAGCATTCGCTCATGATCACAGCCGCACTCGCCTTCGCCGTCGCCGCGATGATCATCAACGTGGCGCCGGGGCTCGACACGTTCCTGGTGCTGCGGACCTCCGTCACGCGGGGGCGGGGCTGCGGGCTGGCCGCGGCCCTCGGGATCATGGCCGGATGCGCGGTGTGGGGGCTCGCCACGGCGATCGGGCTGACCGCTCTGCTGACCGCCTCGCACGTCGCGTACACCGCGGTGCGCGTCTGTGGCGCCGCCTACCTGGTGTGGCTCGGGGCGACCGCGCTCTGGCGTGTCAGGCGGAAGACCGAGGCCGAAACTCCGGAGCCAGTCGTGGCGGCGGGACGGCGTGCGGCCTTCCGCGCCGGGGTCGGGACCAACCTGCTGAACCCCAAGGCGGGGGTCTTCTACATGAGCCTCGTCCCGCAGTTCATGCCCCACGGGGCGCCGGTGTTCGGCACGACGGTCCTGTTCACGGCGATCGACGTGGCCGAGCTGGCGCTCTGGTTCTGGGTCCTGTCGGGCGCGGCCGCCGCCATGGGGGAGCGGCTGCGGCGCCCGTCGTTCCGGCGGCGGATGGAGCAGCTCAGCGGGTTGGCCTTCCTCGGCTTCGCCGCCCATCTGCTGGCCGGCCGGCCCTGACCGGGTGAGCGTCGTCACCGGTATGGGGCGCCGGGGTTGCGGCGAAATCGCCGGGGCGCCGTCCCGGACGCCGTAGGCTGCTCGGGTGACTGAGAAGCTGTGGCACATCGAGCCGTCGGGGCCGCTTCGCGGAGACGTCACCGTGCGCGGGGCGAAGAACGCGGTGAGCAAGCACATGGTCGCGGCGATGCTGGGGGACGGGCCGAGCACGATCGGCAACGCGCCGGACGTCGGCGAGGTCGGCATCACGGCGGGCATGCTGGAGCACGTCGGGATGACCGTGGAGCGGTCCGGCGGCGATGTGACGGTCGTGCCGGGACCGGTGTCGGACCCGAGCGTCGGCAAGGCGTTCACCGGCCTGAACCGCATCCCGATCCTGATGCTGGGCCCGCTGCTGCACCAGGCCGGCGAGGCGTTCGTGCCGCTGGTCGGGGGCGACCCGATCGGGCGGCGGCCGGTCGACTTCCACGTGGAGGCGCTGCGGGCGTTCGGGGCCGAGGTGTCGCTGGCCTCCGACGGGATCCACGCGCACGCCACGCGCCTGGTCGGAACGCGCATCGAGCTGCCGTACCCGAGCGTGGGCGCCACCGAGACGGTGCTGCTGGCGGCGGTGCGGGCCGAGGGGAAGACCGTCATCCGCAACGCGGCGACCGAGCCGGAGATCACCGAGCTGGCGCTGTTCCTCCAGCGGATGGGCGCGCGGATCTCCTTCGCCCCCGACCGGCGCATCGTGGTGGAGGGCGTCGAGCGGCTGAGCGGCGCGCAGACGCGGCTGGGCGGCGACCGGATCGAGGCGTTCTCCTACCTGGTCGCGGGCCTGGTGACGGGGGGCGAGGTGCGGGTGCACGGGTGCCCGCAGGACCGGCTCGTCACCGCCATCACGACGCTGACCAGGATGGGCGCCGAGTTCGAGATCACCGACGACTGGATCATGGCGTCCGCGCCCGGCGGCCTGCGCCCCGCGGCGGTGCAGACCGACACCCACCCCGGGTTCGCGACCGACTGGCAGACGCCGCTGATGGTGCTGTTCACCCAGGCGGACGGCATGTCGGTGCTGCACGAGACCGTGTACGAGAACCGGCTCGCCTACGTCCCGGCGCTGCAGAGCATGGGCGCGGAGATCGAGGTCTACGACACGTGCCTGGGCGGTCCGGCGTGCCGGTACCACGACACGGCGGCGCTGCACTCGGCCGTGGTGCGCGGGGTGTCCAAGCTCCGCGGCGGCGACGTGACCATGCCGGACATCCGGGCCGGGTTCTCGGCCGTCCTGGCGGCGGCGGTCGCGGAAGGGCCGTCCACGCTCCGGGGCGTGCACCACATCGAACGCGGCTACCACCATCCGGTCGAGCAGTTCCGGACGCTGGGCCTGTCGCTGCGGGCGGGCTAGGACGGACGTCCGGGGAACGGGGCCGTCCGGGGCCAGGTGAAGGTCAGCGACCCGCCGACGGGCAGGTCGCGCTGGTAGTGGACGAGGTCGTGCGGGATGTGGTCGTCGTAGCCGGGGCGCGGTCCGACCGGCCAGGCTAGGCCGCGGCCTTCCCGCGGCGCATTCCGGTTTCCTACGGTGTGATCAGATGCCTGGAGGGTGCACCGTGGAGTTCGACCGGACCGACCCGTATCCGTTCTACGCCCGAGCGCGTGAGGCCGAAGGGCTGACCTTCGTCCCCGAGCTGGACGCCTGGCTCGTCGCCCGGCACGCCGACGCGCGGGCGGTGCTGCGCGATCCGGAGACGTTCTCGTCGGCGAACGCGCTGCGGCCGGACGTGGTGCCGGGGCCCGAGGCCGTCGACGTGCTGCGGTCGCTGCCGCAGGGCCGCCCCGTCGTGCTCACGGCCGACGGCGACGATCACCGGCGGGTGCGCGAGCCGCTGACGCGCGGGCTGTCGCCGAAGCGGGTCGCCGCGGCCCTGCCGTTCATCACCCGCAGGGCCCGGGAACTGGTCGACTCCTTCGCCGGTGACCACCGCGTCGAGCTGATGGGACGGTACGCGCGCGTCCTGCCGGGCGAGGTGATCGGGCACATGCTCGGCATCGACCCGGAGAAGATGCCCGCGCTGATCGAGGGCGGCTACCGGGCGGAGGACCTCATCTTCAAGCCGATGAGCACCGGCGAGCAGGTCGCCGCCGCCGAGCAGGTCGCGGGCATGAAGCGGGTGCTGGACGCGCACGTGCGGGGCCGGGAGCCGGGGGACGACCTGTGCGGCGAGATGGCGCGCGCGATCGAGCCGCACGGCACGCTCATCTCCAACCTGCAGAACATCCTGCTGGCGGGGCATCTGACGACGACGGCGCTCATCGGGACGGCGGTGCTGCACCTGCTGCGGAACCGGGAGCAGTGGGAACTGCTGTGCGCCCGGCCCGAGCTCGTCCCGGCGGCCGTCGAGGAGGCCGCGCGCTACGACACGGCCATCCAGGGCTTCCGCAGGGTCACGACGCGGCCGGTGCGGGTGGCGGGCACCGACCTGCCCGCGGGTGCCGAGGTCTTCGTCGCCTTCGCCGCGACCGGACGCGACCCGCGGGCCCACGACCGTCCCGACGAGTTCGACATCACCCGCGCGCCGGCGCGGCACCTGGCGTTCGGGCACGGCGTCCACGCCTGCCCGGGCTCGCAACTCGCCCGCGAGCAGGTCCGCGTCACGCTGCAGGAGCTGACCGCGCGGCTGCCGGGCCTGCGCGCTGAGGAGCCGGTGGAGATGCTGCCGAGCCTGATCCACCGCTCGCCCAGGGAGCTGTTCCTTACCTGGTGATGGCCGGAACCTACAAGACGGGCGTGCTCGCGGGGGCCACGCTGGAGGCATGGACCTGACCAAGGCATCCGACTTCATGGCCACGCACGCGCGTCTCCTGGACCGCCGGCGCTTCGAACTGCTGACCGGGGAGGGCGACCGGGAGGCGCTGCTCGCCGCGCTCAACGCCTACCGGAACCCCGACGGCGGCTACGGCCGCGGGCTTGAGCCCGACCTCCGGTCGCGGACGAGCCAGCCGGGTCCCGCGCTGCACGCGTTCGAGGTCTTCGAGGAGCTCGCCCCGGTGACCGCGCCCGAAGCGGTCGCGCTCTGCGACTGGCTGGATTCGGTGACGCTGCCCGATGGAGGCCTCCCGTTCGCTCTGCACGTCCCCGACCCGGCCGGCTGCGCGCCGTTCTGGACGCAGGCCGACCCCAGGGCGTCCTCGCTGCAGATCACCGCCGTGGTCGCTGCCATGGCGCAGCGCGTCGCCGTCCACGACAAGGCGGTCGCAGGGCACCCCTGGCTCGACCGCGCCACCCGCTACTGCCTCGACGCCCTCCGCGCGAAGGACGCGATGCACGCCCTGGAGGTGGAGTTCGCCATGTGGCTGGCCGACGCCGTCGACGACACCGAGGCCATCGCCCTGCTCGGCGAGCGCATCCCGGATGACGGCCTCCTCCACGTGGAGGGCGGCCTGGAGGACGAGACGCTGCGGCCGCTCGACTTCGCGCCCTTCCCGGGCCGTCCCTCCCGGTCCGTCTTCAAGCCGGACGTCGTGGCCGCCGAGCTTCGACGGCTCGACGGCATGCAGGGGGACGACGGCGGATGGCGTGTCGACTTCGCGTCCTACTCGCCGGCCGCCGAACTGGAGTGGAGCGGGTACGCCACCGTCAGGGCGGTTTCCATCCTGACCCGCAACGCCGACCGCTAGCCGCCGTCCGGGGCGGGGCGGGCACGCGTGGGATCCTGGAGGCGCAGGCCACCATCCGACGGCACCGGAGGCTCCCGATGGACAACGGCCCGGGTCACACGGCGCTCACCCCGCTCGCGTTCCTCGAACGGTCGGCTCAGGTGTTCCCCGGCAAGACGGCCTACGTCCACGGGGACCGGCGCGCCACCTACGCCGAGTTCGCCGCCGAGACGACGCGGCTGGCGAACGCGCTGCGCGCCTCGGGGATCGAGCCCGGAGACCGCGTCGCCTACCTGGCGCCCAACATCCCGGAGCTGCTCGTCGCGCATTTCGCGGTGCCGCTCGCCGGGGCCGTGCTCGTCGCGATCAACACCCGGCTCGCGCCGGACGAGATCCGCTACATCCTCGACCATTCGGGCGCGAAGGCGCTGGTGGTGGACGCGGGGCTGCATCCGTCCGTGGCGCCGCTCGCGGGCGGCCTGCCCCTGACGGTCACCATTCCCGCGACCGGCGCCGGCCCCGACCCGGCGGTCGGCGGCATCGGCTACGAGGAGCTGGCGGCGCGCGGCTCGGACGACCCGCTGCCCTGGGCCGTCCGGGACGAGAACGCCGCCATCTCGATCAACTACACGTCCGGCACCACCGGGCGGCCGAAGGGCGTCGTCTACACGCACCGCGGCGCCTACCTCAACGCTCTCGGCGAGGTAGTGCACTCGCGGCACACGCCCGAGAGCGTCTACCTGTGGACGCTGCCGATGTTCCACTGCAACGGCTGGTGCACGCCCTGGGCGCTCGCCGCGATCGGCGGGACGCAGGTGTGCCTGCGCGCCGTCGTCGCCGCGGAGATCTGGCGGCTCATCGGCACCGAGGGCGTCACCCACCTCAACGGCGCCCCGACCGTCCTCGTGACGATCGCGAACGCGGCGGAGGCGCACCCGCTGGAGCGGCCGCTGACCGTCACGACGGCGGGCGCGCCGCCGAGCCCGACGATCATCGGGCAGATGGAGGGGCTCGGGGCGGGCATCGTGCACGTGTACGGGCTGACGGAGACCTACGGCCCGTACTCGGTGTGCGAGCCGCAGCCCGGCTGGGCGGGGCTGCCCGCCGGGGACCGGGCCCGGCTGCTGGCCCGGCAGGGCGTCGGCATGATCCAGACCGACGGGCTGCGGGTCGTCGACGGCGACATGAACGACGTCCCGGCCGACGGGACGACGCTCGGCGAGATCGTCATGCGCGGCAACAACGTCATGAAGGGGTACCACCGGGACGCGGAGGCCACCGCGCACGCGTTCCGCGGCGGGTGGTTCCACTCCGGCGACCTCGGCGTCCGGCACCCCGACGGCTACGTCGAGCTGCGCGACCGCTCCAAGGACATCATCGTCTCCGGCGGGGAGAACATCTCCACGGTCGAGGTCGAGCGGGCGATCGACTCGCATCCGGCCGTGCTGGAGGTCGCGGTCGTCGCGGTCCCGGACGAACGGTGGGGCGAGCGCCCCAAGGCGTTCGTGGTCCTGCGCGACGGGCGCGGCGCCACCGAGGCCGAGCTGGTCGAGCACGTCAGGGCGAGCCTCGCCCGGTACAAGGCGCCCGACACGGTGGAGTTCGTCGCCGAGCTGCCCAAGACCTCCACCGGGAAGATCCAGAAGTTCCAGCTGCGCGAGCGGGAGTGGGCGGGGCGCGACCGCCGCGTCCAGGGCTGAGGATCCCGCCGCGGCGGGGCCACCCGCCGTGTGAGGCGCGGCGGTTCGTGGGAAGTGTCCTGTGCGCCGGGCGCCCGGGCCGCCGGGTGCGATGCGAGAGGGGAGCATGATGCCGCCCACCGACGTGCCGACCGGGAACGTGCTGATCGTGGGGGCGGGCCCGACGGGCCTTCTGCTGGCGGGGGACCTGGCCGCGGCCGGGGTCGGCTGCACGGTGCTGGAGTGCCGCGCCGAGGAGACGACCGATCTGACGCGGGCGTTCGCCGTGCACGCCCGCACGCTGGAGATGCTGGACGCGCGCGGCGTCGCCGACGAGCTGGTCGCGACGGGGACGCGGGCCGGCCGGCTGCGGTTGCTCGGCTCGACCGACCTCGACATGTCCCGGCTGCCGGGCCGCTTCCCGTACGTCCTCGTCACGCCGCAGTACGAGACCGAACGCGTCCTGAAGGAGCGGGCCGTGGCCGCCGGCGCGACGATCGTGTACGGCGCCGAGGCGGTCGGGCTGCGCCAGGACGCGGCGGGCGTGGACGTCGACGCGCGGACCGCCGGCGGCGCGACGCGGACGTTCCGCGCGTCCTACG encodes:
- a CDS encoding TetR/AcrR family transcriptional regulator → MPRPRDPRRRTEILDAVLDHLAEHGMSGLSMRPIAQALGQSTRVLTHHFADKDALLAALLKRLDEVQQEQLHATEGWDDTARGIGAVVRDSWDRHLAPENIARTRLVLEIEGLAAAGRLGDRVPAFLTERAEFVAGALTARGLAPGQALVKATFLNGAYSGLQTDFLTTGDRERVEVALGELCALADSWTDNGA
- a CDS encoding M4 family metallopeptidase translates to MRNTRRFALAAAAAFPLMAALPAASAAGSGATAAGTVFYPNPVQQLGDQSLTDAKGADYAALAPAYRQVTLTDLDGSGSLTGRYVRVKSETGKAARIDGGALPAYHRDSDQFEQVMGYYWVTTAQRYLQHLGFGSGLRPVNQRQIELRINQYGGDNSFFRPDKANITLGKGGVDDAEDAEVVIHEYGHSVQDGQVTGFGTNLESGAIGEAFGDYLAVAVTSWATGTPTRTPEPCVADWDSVSYTSGPTHCLRRLDGTKHYPEDVRGEVHADGEIWSRALWDIRQALGDSKASTLIVEAQFAFAPDTSFKAAAEATVAAAQRLYGATAARAAQEAFAARGIL
- a CDS encoding LysE family translocator, which translates into the protein MITAALAFAVAAMIINVAPGLDTFLVLRTSVTRGRGCGLAAALGIMAGCAVWGLATAIGLTALLTASHVAYTAVRVCGAAYLVWLGATALWRVRRKTEAETPEPVVAAGRRAAFRAGVGTNLLNPKAGVFYMSLVPQFMPHGAPVFGTTVLFTAIDVAELALWFWVLSGAAAAMGERLRRPSFRRRMEQLSGLAFLGFAAHLLAGRP
- the murA gene encoding UDP-N-acetylglucosamine 1-carboxyvinyltransferase — translated: MTEKLWHIEPSGPLRGDVTVRGAKNAVSKHMVAAMLGDGPSTIGNAPDVGEVGITAGMLEHVGMTVERSGGDVTVVPGPVSDPSVGKAFTGLNRIPILMLGPLLHQAGEAFVPLVGGDPIGRRPVDFHVEALRAFGAEVSLASDGIHAHATRLVGTRIELPYPSVGATETVLLAAVRAEGKTVIRNAATEPEITELALFLQRMGARISFAPDRRIVVEGVERLSGAQTRLGGDRIEAFSYLVAGLVTGGEVRVHGCPQDRLVTAITTLTRMGAEFEITDDWIMASAPGGLRPAAVQTDTHPGFATDWQTPLMVLFTQADGMSVLHETVYENRLAYVPALQSMGAEIEVYDTCLGGPACRYHDTAALHSAVVRGVSKLRGGDVTMPDIRAGFSAVLAAAVAEGPSTLRGVHHIERGYHHPVEQFRTLGLSLRAG
- a CDS encoding cytochrome P450, producing the protein MEFDRTDPYPFYARAREAEGLTFVPELDAWLVARHADARAVLRDPETFSSANALRPDVVPGPEAVDVLRSLPQGRPVVLTADGDDHRRVREPLTRGLSPKRVAAALPFITRRARELVDSFAGDHRVELMGRYARVLPGEVIGHMLGIDPEKMPALIEGGYRAEDLIFKPMSTGEQVAAAEQVAGMKRVLDAHVRGREPGDDLCGEMARAIEPHGTLISNLQNILLAGHLTTTALIGTAVLHLLRNREQWELLCARPELVPAAVEEAARYDTAIQGFRRVTTRPVRVAGTDLPAGAEVFVAFAATGRDPRAHDRPDEFDITRAPARHLAFGHGVHACPGSQLAREQVRVTLQELTARLPGLRAEEPVEMLPSLIHRSPRELFLTW
- a CDS encoding acyl--CoA ligase family protein, with the translated sequence MDNGPGHTALTPLAFLERSAQVFPGKTAYVHGDRRATYAEFAAETTRLANALRASGIEPGDRVAYLAPNIPELLVAHFAVPLAGAVLVAINTRLAPDEIRYILDHSGAKALVVDAGLHPSVAPLAGGLPLTVTIPATGAGPDPAVGGIGYEELAARGSDDPLPWAVRDENAAISINYTSGTTGRPKGVVYTHRGAYLNALGEVVHSRHTPESVYLWTLPMFHCNGWCTPWALAAIGGTQVCLRAVVAAEIWRLIGTEGVTHLNGAPTVLVTIANAAEAHPLERPLTVTTAGAPPSPTIIGQMEGLGAGIVHVYGLTETYGPYSVCEPQPGWAGLPAGDRARLLARQGVGMIQTDGLRVVDGDMNDVPADGTTLGEIVMRGNNVMKGYHRDAEATAHAFRGGWFHSGDLGVRHPDGYVELRDRSKDIIVSGGENISTVEVERAIDSHPAVLEVAVVAVPDERWGERPKAFVVLRDGRGATEAELVEHVRASLARYKAPDTVEFVAELPKTSTGKIQKFQLREREWAGRDRRVQG